GCGGCCGGGCTGGCGGCCGGTTTCCAGCCTACGGCGGCGGGGCGGGTGTGTGAACCTCGCGACATAGTGACCCACGCTATGGGCGGCCGGGAACCGCGGTGAAAAGATGGGGGTGGAACAACCCTCAGGAGCGCCATGTTCACAGGAATCTACGTCACCGCCACCTCCACGGGATCGGGCAAATCCGTGGTGGCCCTCGGCCTGGCCGAGGCCCTCTACCGCCGGGCGGGACGGATCGGGTACTTCCGGCCCGTGGTCCCCGGCGACACCCCGGACCACGACCCCATGGTCGAGCTGATCCGCACGCGTTACCACCTGGATCCCGCCGTGTGCCGTGCCGGTCTCACGCTCAAGGAGGCCCGCCGCCTGGTGGCCGAGGGACGCCGCGAGGAGATCAGCACCCGCTGCGTGCAGGTCTTCAGCGAAGTGTCCGCCCTGTGCGATGTGGTGATCGTGGAAGGTTCCGACCTCTCCGGCGCCGATTCCGCCGTCGAGTTCGACCTCAACGCCCAGCTGGCGAAGGACCTCGGCTGTCCCGTCGTGGCCGTGGTGAGCGGCAAGGACCTCAAGTCGGAGGAGATCGCGGACGCGGTGGACGTGGTCCGCGCCGAGCTCTCCGCCGTGCATGCCGACCTCCTCATGGTGATGGTCAACCGCGCGGATCCGGACCACGTGGACGAGGTGCGGGCCGCTATCCGTCCCGGTGACCTGAAGCGCCCCGTCTACGTCCTGGAGGAACGGCCCGAGATGGCCCGTCCCACCACCGGCGAGATCTCCGCGGCCCTGGGCCTCCAACTGCTCGCGGGCACCGCGGACATGGAGCGTGAAGTGGCCGGGGTCAAGGTGGCCGCCATGAGCCTCGGCAACTTCATCGGCGCCCTGGAGCCCGGCGATCTGGTGATCGCCCCCGGAGACCGGGCCGACATCCTGGCCGGCGTGCTCGCCTCCACGCAATCGCCCGACTTCCCGGTGCCGTCCGGCGTCGTCCTCAGCGGCGGCCTCATGCCGGACCCGCACATCCTGCCGCTGCTGGCAGGCGCCCCGTTCCCGTTCTTCGCCCACCCCGAGGACACGTATCACACGGCCACGGCCGTCTCCGGGGTGCGCAGCGAAATCTCGACGGGCAACAGTCGCAAGGTGGCGTCGGCCCTGGGCGAGTGGTCCCGCCAGGTGGACGAGGACGAGATCTTCGAACGCTTCAACCTGAGCCGACCGGCGTCGATGACCCCCCTGCGGTTCCTCCACGAACTGATCGGCCGCGCCCAGGCGGACCGCCGCCACGTGGTGCTGCCCGAGGGCACGGACCTCAGGATCCTGCGGGCCGCCGAGATCCTGCGCCGCCGCGACGTCTGCGAGCTGACCATCCTCGGCAATGAGGCCGCGGTCCGGGAACTGGCCGCCGCACACGGCGTCTCCCTGGACGGCATCACCCTGGTGGACCCGGCCACGAGCGAACTGCGCCAGCGGTTCGCCGAGGAGTACGCCCGGCTCCGCGCCCACAAGGGCGTCGATCTCGCCAAGGCCCTCGAGACCATGCTCGACGTCAGCTACTTCGGCACCATGATGGTGCAGCTGGGCATCGTGGACGGCATGGTCTCCGGCGCCGCGCACACCACCGCCCACACCATCCGTCCCGCGCTGGAGTTCGTGAAGACCCGGCCGGGCGTGGCGATCGTGTCCTCCGTGTTCCTCATGCTCATGCAGGACCGCGTGCTCGCCTATGGAGACTGCGCTGTGAACCCGGAGCCCACGGCCGAACAGCTCGCGGACATCGCGCTGGCCTCGGCCGAGACGGCCCGGCAGTTCGGGGTGGACCCGCGCGTGGCGATGCTCAGCTACTCCACCGGCGGCTCCGGTACCGGCGCGACCGTGGACAAGGTGCGGGCCGCGACGGAACTGGTGCGGGAGCGCAAGCCTGACCTCGCCGTCGAAGGCCCCATCCAGTACGACGCCGCCGTGGACGCCGCGATCGCCGCGGCCAAGCTGCCGGGATCGGACGTGGCCGGTCAGGCGACCGTGTTCATCTTCCCGGACCTCAACACCGGAAACAACACGTACAAGGCCGTGCAGCAGTCCTCCGGCGCGGTCGCCGTCGGGCCGGTGCTGCAGGGCCTGAACAAGCCCGTCAACGACCTCTCGCGGGGCTGCACGGTGGAGGACATCGTCAACACCGTGGCCATCACCGCCGTCCAGGCCCAGAGCGTCGCCGCGCCGTCGCCCGCCGCATCCCAGGAGAACTGAATGCTCATCCTCGTCATCAACTCCGGCTCCTCATCCCTGAAGTACCAGGTGCGCGACGTCGACGCGGGGGAGGTGCTGCTGGAGGGCCTCGTGGAGCGGATCGGGCAGCCCGACGGCGACGCCCCGGCCGCGGTCCCGGACCATGGCGCGGCCCTGGAGATCGTGGCGGCCCGCCTGCACGAGGTCCTGGGCGACCGGCAGGTGGACGCCGTCGGACACCGTGTGGTGCACGGCGGCGAGCGGTTCGCCGAGCCGGTCCTGATCAACAACGAGGTCACGCGGGCCATCGAGCGGCTCAACCCGCTGGCCCCGCTGCACAATCCCGCCGCCGTGCTCGGCATCCGTGCCATCACCGAGAAGTGGCCGCAGCTGCCGCAGGTGGCCGTGTTCGACACCGCCTACCACCGCACCCTGCCGGAGAAGGCCTGGCGCTACGCTGTGCCGGACTGGCTCTACACGCGCCACGGCATCCGCCGCTACGGCTTCCACGGCACGAGCCACCAGTACGTCGCGGCCCGTGCGGCCGCGCTGCTGGGCGAGGCGCCGGACGAGTTCAACGGCGTCATCCTGCACCTTGGCAACGGAGCCTCCGCGACGGCGGTCAAGGGCGGGGCCTCGGTGGACACGTCCATGGGCTTCACCCCGCTCGAAGGCCTCGTGATGGGCACCCGTTCCGGCGACATCGACCCCTCCATCCTCGTGTTCCTCGGACGCCAGGGCCTGGACGCGGACGCGCTGGACGATCTCCTCAACCGCGAATCGGGGCTCCTGGGCCTGGGCGGCTCGAACGACATGCGGACGCTGGTGGACGCCGCCGAAGCCGTGGGCAACGACGACGGGACCTCCTCCGGTGCCGACCCCCTGCGCGCGCGGCGGGCGCTCGAGGTGGCCGCCTACCGTCTGGCGAAGTACGTGGGCGCGTACCACGTGGCCGTTGGCGGGGCGCAGGCGATCGTGTTCACGGCCGGGATCGGGGAGAACTCCTCGCCGTTCCGCGCGCTGGTCTGTGAGCAGCTCGGGGCCCTGGGGGTCGAGCTCGACCCGGAGCTCAACGCCGTGCGCTCCAAGGAGCCGCGGTTCATCTCCACTGAGGCGTCGCGGATCCCGGTGCTCGTGATCCCCACGAACGAGGAGCAGGCGATCGCCGAGGCCACGGCGGAGGTCGTCGCGGGCTGACGCCCTTTTTCTGCCGAGTTCGGGGGTTCGTTCCGAAACCGGGGCCTGGAGGCACCGCTCCCGGAACGAACCCCCGAACTCAGCGGAAGGTCAGCCGGGGCGGCTCAGACCAAGGCGGCTTCGCTGAGCTTCCCGTCGCGCATGTGGGCCTCGCGGTCGCAGAGCTCGACGAACTCCAGATCGTGCGTGACCATGACCGTCGCGGTGCCGAACTCGTGCGTGATCCGGGCCAGCAGCTCGACCACGGCGCGGCTGCGCTCCTCGTCCAGCGCCGCCGTCGGCTCGTCCACCAGGAGCACGCTCGGCTCGCCCATGAGTGCCCGGGCGATGTTCACCCGCTGCCGCTGCCCGCCGGACAGCTGATGCGGACGCTTGTCCTCCTGCCCTTCCAGCCCGACGGCGGCGAGCAGCCGGCGCGCCCGCCGCTCCGCCGTCGCGCGGGCGGCCTTCCCTCCGAAGCCGCGGACATGCTGCGTCACGAGCAGCTGTTCGACGGCGGTCAGCGACGGCAGCAGATTCGGCTGCTGGAAGATGATGCCCAGCTTCTCGCGTCGCAGGGCCGCCTGCTCCTTCCGGCCCAGCGCCTGGACTTCGCGGCCGTCCACCAGGATCCGCCCGGCCGTCGGCTTCACGAGTGTGGCGGCGACAGCCAGCAGGGTGGACTTCCCGGAGCCGGACGGGCCGGTCAGAGCGAGGAATTCCCCCTGACGCACGGTGAGCGATGCCTGGTCGAGGGCGGTGATGGTGCCGGCGCCGTCGGGGTAGTCGACGGTGACGGATTCGAGCTGCAGTGCGGGCGTGTTCATGAGGTCCTCCTGGTGATGACGACGGGGGTGTGGGCGGGCCGGCTCAGCTGCCGCCGAGTGCGAGCAGCGGATCCACGCGGGTGACCTTGCGGACGGCGAGGGCGGATCCCGCGAGGCCCAGCAGCACGATGCCGACCACGGGACCGGCGATGGTCAGCGGCCCCAGGACGAACGGCGCGGCCTGCCCGGCGAACCAGCCGCCCAGCCCGCCGATCACGGCGCCCAGGACGGTGCCGCTCAGCAGCACGATCAGGGCCTGCGCGAGGGCGTCCTTGAAGACGTAGCCCTGCGTCGCGCCGAGGGCCTTGAGGACGGCGATGTCCCGGGTGCGCTGCACGGTCCAGATGCTCAGGAACGCGCCGACCACCAGGGCGGAGATGCCATAGAGGAACCCCTGGATGAGGAGCAGCGAGCCGTTCTCGCTCTTGAAGGACTCGAGCGCCTGGAAGCTCGCGGTGCGCTCCGCGCTGACGGTGCCGTTCCGGCTGTCCGCGCGATCCGCGGCCGTGGCGTCCGCGCCGGGCGCCACCAGGACGGTGGCCTCGCGGCCCCGGTTCATCTGCTGCCAGTCGCCCAGGCCCACCCAGGCGACGGCGAGATGCGAGTACCACTGGTCCGGGACGACGGCCTTCACCCTGAGATCCGTGCCGTTGCTGTTCAGGACGCCGCCGTCGGACAGGTTCAGCGCCGAGGCGAGGGACTCGCTGAGCACGATCTCGCCCTTGCCGGGCGTCACGGGTGCCAGGGCAGTGCCGCCGACGCCGTCCGATCCGAAGAACGCCGCGTTGGTGGTGCGGCCGCCGTCGGGGGTGGACGCCGCCGTGCCGGTCCGCAGTTTGCCCTGCGAGATGCCGAGCGGGACGGCCGTGACGCCGGCGTCCCGGGACCAGGCCGCGGCCTGCTCGGGGGTGACCTCGGAATCCGCGTAGCTCGCCTTCGCCGCGGTGCCCTGCGGCGCCCCGAAGACCACGCGGCCGGCGGGCAGGGCGCCGATCGCGGAGGTGGACTGGTGCGCCAGGCCGGCGGTGAGGCCGGAGAGCATGACGAGCAGGACGGTGATGAGCGCGACCACTCCGCCCATGAGGGCGAAACGGCCCTTGCTGAAGCGAAGGTCGCGGAGGGCGAGGAACATGGTGGGGTCTCCTGGAATGCCGGGGTTTCTGGCGTATCTCCAGCCTCCCGCGGAGCGAGCGCGCGCACATCGGCGGGGTGGTTGAACCGGGCGCTCGCTGTGGTTGAGCGCCGAATCAACCGAAAGGTTGATGGGGTGCGGCGGCGTCCGGACGGATTCCTGTCGGCGCCCGCCAGTAGGGTGGTGGCATGGGAATCGGGCCCGCACCTCACGGCCACTCCGTCGCCGGTGGCGGCGCGGGTGCGAGTGCCCTGGACGCTGCCCGGAACCCGGCTCAGGGGACCCAGGTCATCCTGCGGGTTCTGCGGGTGAGCCTGCATCTCGGGTTCGCCGCACTCCTGCTGCTGGGTGTGGTCCGCTACTCCCTGACGCTCGGGTCCGCGACGCTGGGGTCAGGTGGCCCGGCGCCCGCCTGGAGTCCCGCGGTGGTCTACCCGGTGGCGGCGTTGCTCGCGGCGGTCTATCTGGGAGGCACCGCAGCCGAGAAACGTCACGCCCTCGGCGCCAGCCGGCTCGATCCCGCGCCGTACGCGCGGTGGTGGCTCGCCGTCGTGGTGGTGCTGTGGCTGGTGCTGCTGGTGTTCTCGGCGGATTTCGCGTGGCTCGCGTTCCCTCTCTTCTTCCTGGAGCTGCACCTGCTGCCACGAGGGGTGGGGCTGCTGGCGGTCGTCTGCACGACGGCGGCGCTGGTCGTGGCGCTGTTCTTGCACGCCGCGCCGGGCTCCTCGAACGGCGCGCTCGTGATCGGCCCGGGCTTCGGCGCCGCGTTCGCCGTCGTCACGGCGCTCAGTTATCAGGCCCTGTACCGGGAGGCGGAGGAGCAGCGTCGCGTCGCGGCGGCTCTGCGTGCGGCCCGTTCGGAGCTGGCCGCGAGTCAGCGCGAGGCCGGGGTGCTGTCCGAACGGGCGCGCCTCGCCCGCGAGATCCACGACACCCTGGCGCAGGGTCTCTCCTCGATCGTGCTGATGAGCCGAGCGGCCGGCAGGTCTCTGGACGCCGAGGAGCTGGGCGCGGCCCGCGAGCGGCTGGCCGTGGTGGAGGAGACGGCGTCGTCGGCCCTGGAGCAGGCACGGGAGTTCGTGCGCTCGCCCGGCGCCTCCGCGAATGCCGCGCTGCCCGAACTGCTCGCTTCGCTCTGCGCCGACACCGAACGGCAGGCCCGGGCCGCCGGCAGTGGCTTGTCCGTGGCGTTCCGGCTCAGCGGGGAGCCCCGCGACATCCCTGTGGAGCTGTCTCAGGCGTTGCTCCGGGCTTCTCAGGCGTCGCTCGCGAATGTCCTCCGCCATGCCCGGGCGGACCATGCGGTGCTCACGCTCGGCTTCCTGGAACAGGAACTGACTTTGGATGTGTTCGACGACGGCGTCGGTTTCCGTCCCGAAGCCCCTGCGTTGGGCGACGGGGTGGGGCTGGGTCTGCTCACGTCCCGCGTCGAGGCGCTGGGCGGGAGCCTGGTGCTGGAGTCGGCTCCCGGCGAGGGGACCGTGGTGGCGATCAGGGTCCCCTCGGGCCCTGCGCCCGGCGTGGTCCTCGACGCACCGGCTGACCACGCACCGACTGACACGGAGGTACTGCCATGATCAGGGTCTTGCTGGTGGACGACCACCCGGTGGTGAGGGCGGGCCTGAAGGCGATGCTGGAGGACCCTGCGCTCCCGTCCGAGGGTCACACCTCCGATAGTGCGCAGAGCATTCGGGTGGTGGCCGAAGCGTCCGACGGCGCCGCCGCCTTGGAGGAGCTCCGGCGCCGCCAGACTCTCGGAGAGGACATCGACCTGGTGCTGATGGATCTCCAGATGGGCGATGGCATGGACGGGGCCACGGCCACCCGGAAGATCCGCCA
This portion of the Arthrobacter woluwensis genome encodes:
- a CDS encoding acetate/propionate family kinase, with product MLILVINSGSSSLKYQVRDVDAGEVLLEGLVERIGQPDGDAPAAVPDHGAALEIVAARLHEVLGDRQVDAVGHRVVHGGERFAEPVLINNEVTRAIERLNPLAPLHNPAAVLGIRAITEKWPQLPQVAVFDTAYHRTLPEKAWRYAVPDWLYTRHGIRRYGFHGTSHQYVAARAAALLGEAPDEFNGVILHLGNGASATAVKGGASVDTSMGFTPLEGLVMGTRSGDIDPSILVFLGRQGLDADALDDLLNRESGLLGLGGSNDMRTLVDAAEAVGNDDGTSSGADPLRARRALEVAAYRLAKYVGAYHVAVGGAQAIVFTAGIGENSSPFRALVCEQLGALGVELDPELNAVRSKEPRFISTEASRIPVLVIPTNEEQAIAEATAEVVAG
- the pta gene encoding phosphate acetyltransferase, producing MFTGIYVTATSTGSGKSVVALGLAEALYRRAGRIGYFRPVVPGDTPDHDPMVELIRTRYHLDPAVCRAGLTLKEARRLVAEGRREEISTRCVQVFSEVSALCDVVIVEGSDLSGADSAVEFDLNAQLAKDLGCPVVAVVSGKDLKSEEIADAVDVVRAELSAVHADLLMVMVNRADPDHVDEVRAAIRPGDLKRPVYVLEERPEMARPTTGEISAALGLQLLAGTADMEREVAGVKVAAMSLGNFIGALEPGDLVIAPGDRADILAGVLASTQSPDFPVPSGVVLSGGLMPDPHILPLLAGAPFPFFAHPEDTYHTATAVSGVRSEISTGNSRKVASALGEWSRQVDEDEIFERFNLSRPASMTPLRFLHELIGRAQADRRHVVLPEGTDLRILRAAEILRRRDVCELTILGNEAAVRELAAAHGVSLDGITLVDPATSELRQRFAEEYARLRAHKGVDLAKALETMLDVSYFGTMMVQLGIVDGMVSGAAHTTAHTIRPALEFVKTRPGVAIVSSVFLMLMQDRVLAYGDCAVNPEPTAEQLADIALASAETARQFGVDPRVAMLSYSTGGSGTGATVDKVRAATELVRERKPDLAVEGPIQYDAAVDAAIAAAKLPGSDVAGQATVFIFPDLNTGNNTYKAVQQSSGAVAVGPVLQGLNKPVNDLSRGCTVEDIVNTVAITAVQAQSVAAPSPAASQEN
- a CDS encoding ABC transporter permease, which codes for MFLALRDLRFSKGRFALMGGVVALITVLLVMLSGLTAGLAHQSTSAIGALPAGRVVFGAPQGTAAKASYADSEVTPEQAAAWSRDAGVTAVPLGISQGKLRTGTAASTPDGGRTTNAAFFGSDGVGGTALAPVTPGKGEIVLSESLASALNLSDGGVLNSNGTDLRVKAVVPDQWYSHLAVAWVGLGDWQQMNRGREATVLVAPGADATAADRADSRNGTVSAERTASFQALESFKSENGSLLLIQGFLYGISALVVGAFLSIWTVQRTRDIAVLKALGATQGYVFKDALAQALIVLLSGTVLGAVIGGLGGWFAGQAAPFVLGPLTIAGPVVGIVLLGLAGSALAVRKVTRVDPLLALGGS
- a CDS encoding ABC transporter ATP-binding protein, coding for MNTPALQLESVTVDYPDGAGTITALDQASLTVRQGEFLALTGPSGSGKSTLLAVAATLVKPTAGRILVDGREVQALGRKEQAALRREKLGIIFQQPNLLPSLTAVEQLLVTQHVRGFGGKAARATAERRARRLLAAVGLEGQEDKRPHQLSGGQRQRVNIARALMGEPSVLLVDEPTAALDEERSRAVVELLARITHEFGTATVMVTHDLEFVELCDREAHMRDGKLSEAALV
- a CDS encoding sensor histidine kinase, which codes for MGIGPAPHGHSVAGGGAGASALDAARNPAQGTQVILRVLRVSLHLGFAALLLLGVVRYSLTLGSATLGSGGPAPAWSPAVVYPVAALLAAVYLGGTAAEKRHALGASRLDPAPYARWWLAVVVVLWLVLLVFSADFAWLAFPLFFLELHLLPRGVGLLAVVCTTAALVVALFLHAAPGSSNGALVIGPGFGAAFAVVTALSYQALYREAEEQRRVAAALRAARSELAASQREAGVLSERARLAREIHDTLAQGLSSIVLMSRAAGRSLDAEELGAARERLAVVEETASSALEQAREFVRSPGASANAALPELLASLCADTERQARAAGSGLSVAFRLSGEPRDIPVELSQALLRASQASLANVLRHARADHAVLTLGFLEQELTLDVFDDGVGFRPEAPALGDGVGLGLLTSRVEALGGSLVLESAPGEGTVVAIRVPSGPAPGVVLDAPADHAPTDTEVLP